Proteins encoded within one genomic window of Synechococcus sp. PCC 7335:
- a CDS encoding glycoside hydrolase family protein → MWSKPPQPLELLGSTNWVASPLPLEMEGGDPYLRALMRTISAGESNTGDPYRLLYGGQRSKDLSVHPDKCVRIVNGPNQGNCTTAAGRYQFLTTTWEREARNYHPNRPAWYEVWEQPSFEPTYQDEVVYGWLSDTSAWNIDISAQLRAGNIDTVLKALSGTWTSLGYGIEDNSMSPLLPQIYEEMLTEELALQTIRLQKAKRAA, encoded by the coding sequence ATGTGGTCAAAGCCTCCCCAACCATTAGAGTTGTTAGGCTCGACAAACTGGGTCGCTTCGCCCCTACCTTTAGAAATGGAGGGAGGCGATCCTTATCTACGGGCACTGATGAGAACCATTTCAGCCGGAGAATCGAATACAGGCGATCCCTATCGGTTGCTATACGGCGGCCAAAGGAGCAAAGATCTGAGTGTGCATCCCGATAAGTGCGTGAGGATTGTAAATGGCCCCAATCAGGGAAACTGTACAACAGCAGCAGGGCGATATCAGTTTCTGACTACTACTTGGGAGCGCGAGGCTCGAAACTATCACCCAAATCGTCCTGCTTGGTATGAAGTTTGGGAGCAGCCCAGCTTTGAGCCGACCTATCAGGACGAGGTCGTATACGGTTGGCTATCAGATACAAGCGCTTGGAATATAGACATCTCGGCCCAGCTACGGGCAGGAAACATAGATACGGTGCTAAAGGCGCTTTCTGGAACGTGGACAAGTTTGGGCTATGGCATCGAAGATAATAGTATGTCACCGCTATTGCCCCAGATTTATGAAGAGATGCTGACGGAGGAGCTAGCACTTCAGACCATTCGTTTGCAGAAGGCGAAGCGAGCGGCGTAG
- a CDS encoding nitrate reductase associated protein: protein MASPFFEFEQDFVGSLRCIPMVVRHHLDTCGVKLKLEHWNHFTQAERQALVDWPCQSEDEAQLYREKLQALITAQTGVPAKTLAVQPQPPWMDLSTIPEQVRNRFAQQGIPLTLKQWTELTELQRFALIKLSRPSHENKNFMPAVKEFGLV from the coding sequence ATGGCATCGCCTTTTTTTGAATTTGAGCAAGATTTTGTTGGGTCGCTGCGATGCATTCCGATGGTTGTACGCCACCATCTGGATACCTGTGGCGTCAAACTCAAGCTAGAACATTGGAATCATTTTACTCAAGCTGAACGACAGGCACTGGTGGATTGGCCCTGTCAATCCGAAGACGAAGCTCAGCTCTATAGAGAGAAACTGCAGGCGCTAATTACGGCTCAAACTGGTGTGCCTGCTAAGACACTAGCTGTCCAACCGCAGCCACCGTGGATGGATCTATCGACCATACCAGAGCAAGTTCGTAACAGATTTGCTCAGCAAGGGATACCATTGACATTAAAGCAGTGGACTGAACTTACTGAGCTACAGCGATTTGCTCTGATTAAGTTGAGTAGACCTAGCCATGAGAACAAAAACTTTATGCCCGCTGTCAAAGAGTTTGGACTAGTATGA
- a CDS encoding PQQ-dependent sugar dehydrogenase, whose protein sequence is MANFNLSGFVNEEVITSGLTAPIALTFLPDNRMLLIEKSGQVLIADPNSGQKSLYLNISNIVNSGQERGLLEIAIPPDFEPGSASGRNLIYLFYTRSSNTNRAVIASFEHNELSGGLSSRANANSETILWTDTDGYVSCCHYGGGLDFGPDGKIWLTSSDKFNTSNGGEGGPDDDWPLNLENTSGKIIRISRDGSIPDGTDGWPANPYINGTIAGPYPALAADGQPYEPHPSIWAYGLRNPFRASWDEEYGKFYIGEVGGNRNRSTDDVHVASLEQPGAFYGWNFYEGVNSALLYNPAKSPFNPAEFPQPDTDLADPSNGDYYSAPIFDIPHSSLTGGFVYRGDMFPEDFKGVYFYGNFEDGYIKFLDLNATGDQVEGVYDFKPSGDIPGDTPNIVFLEEGIDGALYYINYAANGGQVQRITFGGLSAPSIQSFSITDDQGAPDDQAGPAAPLNITYAATVADSDTPLGDLTYSINFGDGTPAATGSPNPATGEISVNHQYTAEGTYNATLSVSDGTLSTLAEPITVTVGSANSAPEFQSASSDIAFGDPGDQVTFTATVADADDPANTLTYTLDFGDGTPNSTGSPNNNGEIEVTHTYTSEGTYNAFFTISDGKAAPVSSNTIVIQIGISSQLPVTNGLVFQVEAFTKIGIDGTRVTEWIDQSGFNNSLQAAGNPQLIESATPSGQPAVALDGDGDYLFREQTPATDLQGLSSGNAPRTMFFVVDYENVTNREYAGLVYGKAADNQAFGLTLNGNKDNFTIQGWGRTNDRATDINGVVDPNSGQQRGFVSHAVVFDGTTFRHYVNGVEIASGNKTYNTVVEKLLIGQNLDGGETPMSVAGAFIYNRALNTNEFDAVENYIQQTFL, encoded by the coding sequence ATGGCCAACTTTAACTTGAGTGGATTTGTCAATGAAGAAGTGATTACCAGCGGTCTGACTGCACCGATCGCTCTCACTTTCCTACCTGATAACCGTATGCTCTTGATAGAGAAGAGCGGACAGGTCCTAATCGCCGACCCTAACTCTGGGCAAAAGTCTCTCTATTTAAACATCTCTAACATTGTCAATTCAGGTCAAGAGCGTGGTTTGCTAGAGATAGCCATTCCTCCAGACTTTGAGCCCGGCTCGGCAAGCGGTAGGAATCTGATCTATCTCTTCTACACGCGCTCCAGTAATACCAACCGCGCCGTGATTGCTAGCTTCGAGCATAACGAGCTTTCGGGTGGGCTCTCTAGTAGAGCGAATGCTAACAGTGAGACTATCCTCTGGACCGACACAGATGGTTATGTCTCCTGCTGCCACTACGGCGGCGGGCTAGATTTTGGCCCCGATGGAAAGATTTGGCTAACTAGCTCAGATAAGTTCAATACCTCTAACGGTGGAGAAGGTGGCCCCGACGACGACTGGCCACTCAACCTAGAGAACACCAGCGGTAAGATCATACGCATCAGTCGCGATGGCTCTATCCCAGATGGCACAGATGGCTGGCCCGCTAACCCTTATATCAACGGTACGATTGCTGGCCCCTACCCTGCCTTAGCAGCAGACGGGCAGCCATATGAGCCACATCCTTCTATCTGGGCCTATGGTCTACGTAACCCCTTTCGGGCCTCTTGGGACGAGGAATATGGCAAGTTCTATATTGGTGAAGTTGGCGGTAACCGAAATCGGTCAACGGACGATGTCCATGTAGCTTCTCTCGAGCAGCCTGGTGCCTTCTATGGTTGGAACTTCTACGAAGGAGTCAACAGCGCTCTGCTTTACAATCCAGCCAAGTCGCCATTTAATCCAGCTGAGTTTCCACAGCCAGATACTGACCTAGCCGATCCCAGTAACGGCGACTACTACTCGGCGCCAATCTTTGACATTCCGCATTCGTCTTTGACAGGTGGCTTTGTCTACCGAGGCGATATGTTTCCAGAAGATTTCAAGGGTGTCTACTTCTATGGCAACTTTGAAGACGGATACATAAAGTTTCTAGATCTGAACGCCACGGGCGACCAGGTTGAAGGCGTATATGACTTCAAACCCAGCGGTGACATTCCTGGGGACACTCCGAATATCGTCTTCCTTGAAGAAGGGATTGACGGAGCACTGTACTACATCAACTATGCAGCCAACGGCGGCCAAGTGCAGCGTATTACCTTTGGCGGCCTCAGTGCCCCCTCCATTCAGTCATTTAGCATTACTGACGACCAAGGGGCTCCCGATGATCAAGCTGGCCCAGCGGCACCACTGAATATCACCTACGCGGCAACTGTGGCCGATAGCGACACTCCGCTTGGTGATTTGACCTACAGCATCAACTTTGGGGACGGTACGCCAGCCGCGACCGGATCTCCTAACCCTGCTACGGGTGAGATTTCAGTCAATCATCAATACACAGCCGAAGGCACCTACAACGCCACACTTAGCGTCAGTGATGGCACCCTCTCCACCCTAGCTGAGCCAATTACCGTTACTGTCGGTAGCGCTAACAGTGCGCCTGAGTTTCAATCTGCTAGCTCGGATATCGCATTTGGTGACCCCGGTGACCAGGTGACTTTCACAGCTACTGTGGCTGATGCAGATGACCCAGCTAATACGCTCACCTACACGCTCGACTTCGGTGATGGCACACCGAACAGTACGGGTAGCCCTAATAACAATGGCGAAATCGAGGTCACACATACCTACACGAGTGAGGGCACCTACAATGCCTTCTTCACTATCTCAGATGGCAAAGCTGCTCCTGTATCCTCCAATACTATCGTCATCCAAATCGGTATCTCCAGCCAGCTACCAGTGACCAACGGTTTAGTATTCCAGGTAGAAGCCTTCACTAAAATCGGTATTGATGGCACGAGGGTCACCGAGTGGATTGATCAATCTGGCTTTAATAACAGCCTGCAAGCAGCAGGTAATCCGCAGCTAATCGAGAGTGCGACACCGTCTGGTCAGCCTGCCGTTGCGCTAGATGGTGATGGAGACTATCTCTTTAGAGAACAGACACCTGCAACAGATCTGCAAGGGCTTTCTAGCGGTAATGCTCCGCGGACGATGTTCTTCGTAGTGGATTATGAGAATGTCACTAATCGTGAATATGCTGGCCTTGTCTATGGCAAAGCTGCTGATAACCAAGCTTTTGGTCTGACCTTGAACGGGAATAAAGATAATTTCACGATCCAAGGCTGGGGAAGAACAAACGATCGGGCTACTGACATTAATGGTGTCGTCGATCCTAATAGTGGTCAGCAACGCGGCTTTGTCTCTCATGCAGTCGTGTTTGATGGGACGACCTTCAGACACTATGTCAACGGCGTAGAGATTGCCTCTGGTAATAAGACTTACAACACAGTCGTTGAAAAGCTACTGATTGGTCAAAATCTCGACGGCGGTGAGACGCCGATGAGTGTTGCCGGTGCATTCATCTACAATCGCGCATTGAATACAAATGAATTCGACGCGGTCGAAAACTACATTCAGCAGACCTTTCTATAG
- a CDS encoding PQQ-dependent sugar dehydrogenase, giving the protein MVDFNLDGFVNEQVITGGLAAPIALGFLPDNRMLLLEKGGQIFIADPNSGQKSLYLDISNIVNSGNERGLLEIAIPPDFDPDPASGNNEIYLFYTRSGNTNRAVIASFEHNELSGELSSQADANSETILWTDVDGYVSCCHYGGGLDFGPDGKLWLTSSDKFNTSNGGEGGPDDDWPLDLESTSGKIIRVNRDGSIPDGTDGWPANPYVDGTIDGPYPSLAADGQPYDPNKYIWAYGLRNPFRADWDEEYGKFYIGEVGGNRNRSTDDIHVASLDQAGAFYGWNFYEGVNNAVLYNPDKSPFNPVEFPQPDTDLADPSTGDYFSAPIYDFPHASLTGGFVYRGDMFPEEFDGVYFFGNFKDNYIKFLDLNATGDQVEDIYDFKPSEGIPGETPNIVFLEEGIDGALYYINYEADGGQVQRITFGNDNMAPFVISSSVTDDQGDPNDLTGTTLPLDIVFAATVNDNDTPLSSLTYSINFGDGTVVDGSPDPTTGEISVDHRYTAEGTYNATLRVEDGTSSALSQPITITAGSFNSAPTFESVSSDIAFAEPNDQVTFTAVVADADDAVDTLTYTLDFGDGSQTSGSPDDKGGIEITHTYTSEGTYNASFTISDGKADPVTSTTLPIQVGTSNQLPVTDGLVFQVEAFTKIGLDGTTVTGWIDQSSFANDLSAAGDPQLVENATPSGQSAVTFDGKGDYLFREGALKGFAGGSDPRTMFFVVDYENVTNGEYAGLTYGKADENQAFGLTLDGNNDNLTVQGWGRTNDQRTDIDGVINPDSKQRGFVSHAVVYDGTVFEHYLNGAEIDSGNKTYNTVVERLLIGQNLDGGETPMSVAGAFIYNRALNPNEFDAVENYVQQTFL; this is encoded by the coding sequence ATGGTTGATTTTAATTTGGATGGGTTTGTTAACGAACAAGTGATAACTGGCGGACTGGCTGCGCCCATCGCCCTTGGCTTTCTGCCCGACAACCGTATGCTACTGCTAGAAAAAGGTGGGCAAATCTTCATTGCCGATCCTAACTCTGGGCAAAAGTCTCTCTATCTAGACATCTCCAACATCGTCAATTCTGGAAATGAGCGCGGTCTGCTAGAGATAGCTATTCCTCCAGACTTTGACCCCGATCCAGCTAGTGGTAATAATGAAATCTATCTTTTCTACACGCGCTCAGGTAACACCAACCGAGCGGTGATTGCTAGCTTTGAGCATAACGAGCTCTCTGGCGAACTCTCTAGTCAGGCCGATGCCAACAGTGAGACCATCCTTTGGACCGATGTGGATGGGTATGTCTCTTGCTGTCACTACGGCGGCGGTCTGGACTTTGGACCAGATGGGAAGCTCTGGCTGACTAGCTCAGACAAGTTCAACACTTCTAACGGTGGCGAAGGCGGCCCGGATGATGACTGGCCGCTTGACCTAGAAAGCACCAGCGGTAAGATCATCCGCGTCAACCGCGATGGCTCTATTCCAGACGGTACAGACGGCTGGCCGGCTAACCCTTACGTTGATGGCACGATTGATGGACCTTACCCTAGTCTGGCCGCGGACGGACAGCCATATGATCCAAACAAGTATATCTGGGCTTATGGACTACGCAATCCGTTCCGAGCTGATTGGGACGAAGAGTACGGCAAATTCTACATCGGTGAGGTCGGCGGCAATCGAAATCGATCAACAGACGATATCCACGTCGCTTCACTCGACCAGGCCGGCGCTTTCTATGGTTGGAACTTCTATGAAGGTGTCAACAACGCCGTTCTATACAACCCGGATAAGTCGCCGTTCAACCCGGTTGAGTTTCCACAACCCGATACTGACCTAGCAGACCCGAGCACTGGCGACTACTTTTCTGCGCCAATCTACGACTTTCCGCATGCGTCTTTGACTGGTGGCTTCGTCTACCGAGGCGATATGTTCCCCGAAGAGTTCGATGGGGTCTACTTCTTCGGCAACTTCAAAGACAACTACATTAAGTTCCTCGATTTGAATGCTACGGGCGATCAGGTTGAAGATATCTATGACTTTAAACCTAGTGAAGGTATTCCTGGCGAAACCCCAAACATAGTCTTCCTAGAAGAAGGGATTGACGGGGCACTGTACTACATCAACTACGAGGCTGACGGCGGGCAGGTACAGCGCATTACTTTTGGCAACGACAATATGGCACCCTTCGTTATCTCTTCTAGCGTAACTGACGATCAAGGTGATCCAAACGACCTTACTGGTACAACCCTGCCGCTCGATATTGTCTTTGCTGCAACCGTCAACGACAATGACACACCACTTAGCAGCTTGACCTACAGCATTAACTTTGGCGATGGTACGGTCGTCGACGGTTCGCCTGACCCGACTACCGGTGAGATCTCAGTCGATCATCGGTACACAGCCGAAGGTACTTACAATGCTACGCTGCGCGTCGAAGATGGAACTAGCTCAGCACTAAGTCAGCCCATAACTATCACAGCTGGCAGCTTCAATAGCGCGCCTACCTTCGAGTCTGTTAGTTCAGACATCGCGTTCGCTGAGCCTAATGACCAGGTAACCTTCACAGCCGTCGTCGCTGATGCGGATGACGCAGTGGATACACTGACCTATACGCTCGACTTTGGCGACGGCTCGCAGACTTCTGGTAGCCCCGACGACAAGGGTGGAATTGAGATTACACATACTTACACAAGTGAGGGAACCTACAATGCTTCTTTCACTATCTCGGATGGCAAAGCTGATCCAGTCACCTCTACTACCCTTCCTATCCAGGTAGGGACCTCTAACCAGCTACCGGTTACGGACGGTTTAGTGTTCCAGGTAGAAGCCTTTACCAAAATTGGTTTAGATGGCACAACCGTGACTGGATGGATTGACCAGTCTAGCTTTGCCAACGACTTGTCTGCAGCAGGCGATCCACAGCTAGTCGAAAACGCAACGCCCTCTGGTCAGTCTGCCGTTACGTTTGATGGCAAAGGTGATTATCTCTTTCGTGAAGGAGCATTGAAAGGGTTTGCAGGTGGGAGCGATCCTCGAACAATGTTCTTTGTCGTAGACTACGAAAACGTTACCAACGGAGAATACGCTGGACTTACCTACGGCAAAGCCGATGAGAACCAAGCTTTTGGTCTGACGCTAGACGGTAATAACGATAACCTTACAGTTCAAGGCTGGGGAAGAACAAACGACCAGCGTACTGACATCGACGGTGTCATCAATCCTGATAGCAAGCAGCGCGGCTTTGTCTCTCATGCCGTAGTATACGATGGCACCGTGTTCGAACACTATTTAAACGGAGCGGAGATTGACTCTGGTAACAAGACTTACAACACAGTCGTTGAAAGGCTGCTGATTGGCCAAAACCTAGACGGTGGTGAAACGCCCATGAGCGTTGCTGGTGCATTTATCTACAATCGCGCATTGAATCCAAATGAATTTGATGCGGTCGAAAACTACGTCCAGCAGACCTTTCTATAG
- a CDS encoding Hsp70 family protein, which produces MYAIDFGTTNTVIARWNAENQSPETMVLPGLSIQQQGNPPLVPSLLYIAQAAMALEEVKLIAGKAVRDRGLDLSSDPRFFRNFKRGIGTPVQGFIPEIDGYILSFETIGSWFLRSVIESLRQQDPSFDSVIFTVPVDSFESYRNWLGSVCQSLEIDQVRLIDEPTAAALGYQISPAQRTLLVIDFGGGTLDLSLIQPTFSNEKPTGFFLKWGNQSRSPQPANQTAPKTVRVLAKAGENLGGADIDRWLAEHFANTQSLPLTPLTLRLVEKLKIALSSSQTAEEAYFDEETLESYELSLTCDRLEDILSKKGFFERLDTRLDQVFQQAQRQNLSADDVDAVLLVGGSAQIPAVQSWAAGHFGVEKIKGDRPFEAVAQGALRLQTIELEDFLHHSYGIRYWDRRQNTHSWHPIIQRGQPYPTTEPIEFFLGASSEKQPSIELILGELGDSAPLRTEVYFEGNQLVTRQTTVEGKTPEVQALNDTGSGRKIAELTPPGFPGSDRIRVLFNVDTERFLRMTVEDLLTSETLLDDQVVVQLS; this is translated from the coding sequence ATGTACGCCATTGATTTTGGGACGACTAATACCGTCATCGCTCGCTGGAATGCAGAAAACCAGTCGCCTGAAACGATGGTGCTGCCAGGTCTATCAATACAGCAGCAAGGCAATCCGCCGCTGGTACCTAGCCTGCTATATATAGCGCAAGCGGCGATGGCACTAGAGGAAGTAAAACTAATTGCAGGAAAAGCAGTGCGCGATCGCGGCCTAGACCTATCTAGCGACCCTCGTTTTTTCCGCAATTTCAAACGCGGTATCGGCACACCCGTTCAAGGCTTTATTCCCGAAATAGACGGATACATCCTTTCTTTTGAAACAATAGGTAGCTGGTTTTTGCGCAGCGTCATCGAATCGCTAAGGCAACAAGATCCCAGTTTTGATTCAGTCATATTTACGGTTCCTGTAGACAGCTTTGAGTCTTACCGAAACTGGCTAGGTAGCGTGTGTCAGTCACTAGAGATCGATCAAGTTAGATTAATTGACGAGCCTACCGCGGCTGCGCTGGGTTATCAGATCAGCCCTGCGCAGCGAACGCTGCTTGTCATCGATTTTGGCGGTGGCACGCTAGATCTTTCACTCATTCAGCCGACCTTCTCAAATGAAAAGCCTACAGGCTTTTTCCTAAAGTGGGGGAATCAATCGCGATCGCCTCAGCCCGCAAACCAGACAGCTCCTAAAACAGTCCGCGTACTTGCAAAGGCTGGGGAAAACTTGGGCGGTGCGGATATTGATCGGTGGCTAGCAGAACACTTTGCAAATACCCAATCGCTGCCGCTGACTCCGTTGACACTGCGACTAGTTGAGAAGCTGAAGATCGCGCTCTCTTCTAGTCAGACAGCTGAGGAAGCTTACTTTGATGAGGAAACCTTAGAAAGTTACGAACTGTCGCTAACATGTGATCGCCTAGAAGATATTCTGAGTAAAAAAGGCTTTTTCGAACGGCTAGATACTCGGTTAGATCAGGTTTTCCAGCAGGCTCAAAGACAAAATCTAAGCGCAGATGATGTCGATGCCGTGCTGCTAGTAGGCGGGAGTGCTCAAATTCCAGCGGTTCAATCTTGGGCCGCAGGGCACTTTGGAGTAGAGAAAATCAAAGGCGACCGTCCGTTCGAGGCGGTTGCTCAAGGTGCTCTCAGGCTGCAAACGATTGAACTTGAGGACTTCTTACATCACAGTTATGGCATTCGCTACTGGGACCGCCGTCAGAATACTCATAGCTGGCACCCGATTATTCAGCGTGGTCAGCCCTACCCTACAACTGAGCCAATCGAGTTTTTCTTAGGGGCCTCTAGTGAAAAGCAGCCCAGTATCGAACTCATTCTAGGTGAGCTGGGTGACTCGGCTCCTCTGCGTACAGAGGTGTATTTTGAGGGCAATCAGCTCGTTACTCGCCAAACGACCGTAGAGGGGAAAACCCCTGAAGTACAAGCGCTGAACGATACTGGGAGCGGGCGGAAAATTGCAGAGCTAACACCACCTGGTTTTCCAGGAAGCGATCGCATCAGAGTGTTGTTCAATGTTGATACCGAACGGTTTTTGCGAATGACCGTAGAAGACTTGCTGACCAGCGAAACCCTGTTAGACGATCAAGTCGTCGTTCAGCTCAGCTAA
- the speA gene encoding biosynthetic arginine decarboxylase has translation MGEAHQAASTARWTIEDSEELYRIRGWGEPYFSINARGNITVSPRGDRGGSLDLKQLIEGLKQRDFQLPVLIRFSEILEDRLERINACFAKAIARYSYEGVYQGVFPVKCNQQRHIVEDLVRFGKAFQFGLEAGTKPELMIALASLNTPGALIICNGYKDESYIETAMLGQRLGQKPIIVLEQVEEVAVAIATAKRLGIQPNLGVRAKLAAKGSGRWGTSAGDRAKFGLTIPEIITVVEKLKAADMLDSLQLLHFHIGSQVNAISVIKDAMREACQIYVELVSLGAPMGYLDVGGGLGVDYDGSKTSSQGSKNYSIQNYANDVVAHVKDACVARELPMPTLVSESGRAIASHQSVLIFDVLGTSEAIPEDPAPYQDGEHNLIRELWDVYTTVNADNYQEAFNDAVQFKKEAASLFNLNYLHLAERARVERLYWGCCKKVAALLYQQDYVPEELEHLEKSMASIYYLNLSLFKAALDSWAIGQLFPILPIHRLNEEPTKHATLADLTCDSDGKIDRFISQKGIKEILELHPVRTDEPYYLGMFLVGAYQETLGNLHNLFGNINTVHIHLASKAKTQQGYTIEHVVRGSTTNEVLRQVQYNPKDMIEQIRRRSEQALSQGQITIEEARKLMDNYKAGMERYTYLSES, from the coding sequence ATTGGCGAAGCGCATCAAGCAGCATCCACAGCTCGGTGGACTATTGAAGATAGTGAAGAGCTCTATCGAATCAGAGGATGGGGCGAGCCATACTTTTCAATCAACGCCAGAGGCAACATTACCGTATCTCCAAGGGGCGATCGTGGTGGCTCTTTGGATCTTAAGCAGCTGATTGAAGGACTGAAGCAAAGAGACTTTCAACTCCCTGTGCTGATCCGGTTTTCAGAGATCTTAGAAGATCGGCTAGAGCGAATCAACGCTTGCTTTGCCAAAGCGATCGCCCGTTACAGCTATGAGGGGGTTTATCAGGGCGTTTTCCCGGTTAAATGCAATCAACAGCGGCATATTGTTGAAGATCTCGTTCGTTTTGGCAAGGCGTTTCAGTTTGGCCTAGAAGCTGGAACCAAACCCGAGCTGATGATTGCGCTGGCCAGCTTAAATACGCCGGGGGCACTGATTATCTGTAATGGCTATAAAGACGAATCCTACATTGAAACGGCTATGCTCGGCCAGCGGCTGGGGCAAAAGCCAATCATTGTATTAGAGCAGGTAGAAGAGGTGGCAGTGGCGATCGCTACTGCAAAGCGCCTTGGCATTCAGCCTAATCTAGGCGTACGCGCCAAACTTGCCGCCAAAGGATCAGGGCGTTGGGGCACGAGCGCAGGTGATCGTGCCAAATTTGGCTTAACCATACCTGAAATTATCACCGTGGTTGAAAAGCTAAAAGCAGCCGACATGCTAGATAGCTTGCAGCTTTTACACTTTCATATTGGCTCTCAGGTAAATGCGATTAGCGTCATCAAAGACGCGATGCGTGAAGCCTGTCAAATCTATGTAGAGCTTGTTAGCTTAGGTGCTCCCATGGGCTATCTCGATGTGGGTGGCGGTTTGGGCGTAGACTACGACGGCTCTAAAACCAGTTCTCAGGGCTCGAAGAATTACAGTATCCAGAACTATGCAAACGACGTGGTGGCTCATGTGAAGGATGCTTGTGTCGCTAGAGAACTGCCGATGCCGACCCTGGTAAGTGAAAGTGGACGGGCGATCGCCTCACATCAGTCCGTGCTCATATTCGATGTTCTAGGCACCAGCGAGGCCATTCCCGAAGACCCCGCTCCTTATCAAGACGGTGAACATAACCTCATTCGCGAACTTTGGGATGTGTACACCACCGTCAATGCTGACAACTATCAAGAAGCGTTCAATGATGCGGTTCAATTCAAAAAAGAAGCCGCTAGTTTGTTCAATCTCAACTATCTGCATCTAGCCGAACGTGCCCGCGTTGAAAGACTGTACTGGGGCTGTTGTAAAAAAGTGGCTGCGCTGCTCTACCAACAAGATTATGTTCCAGAAGAGCTAGAACATCTTGAGAAAAGCATGGCCTCTATCTACTATCTAAATCTCTCTCTTTTCAAAGCCGCCCTAGATTCATGGGCTATCGGTCAGCTCTTTCCTATCTTACCGATTCACCGGCTCAACGAAGAACCGACAAAACACGCCACTCTAGCCGATCTCACCTGCGACAGCGATGGCAAGATCGATCGCTTCATCAGCCAAAAAGGAATCAAAGAAATTCTAGAACTTCACCCAGTCAGGACCGATGAACCCTACTATCTCGGGATGTTCCTAGTCGGCGCATACCAAGAAACCCTAGGCAACCTTCATAACCTGTTTGGCAATATCAACACTGTTCACATCCATCTAGCCTCAAAGGCTAAGACTCAGCAGGGCTACACCATCGAGCATGTCGTACGCGGCAGCACCACTAACGAAGTTCTTCGACAGGTGCAATATAACCCTAAAGACATGATCGAACAGATTCGCCGTCGCTCTGAACAGGCGCTCAGTCAAGGTCAAATTACTATAGAAGAAGCTCGCAAACTAATGGACAACTACAAAGCAGGAATGGAACGCTATACCTATCTCAGTGAATCTTGA
- a CDS encoding DMT family transporter: MSEKLASPSPPKSRSSLQLMLVASRALSASRPALISLLIAGGAELGGVAHPISFCNVLFIGNFCAALVVGFWFGFGSIVEDLKRTETKVIVGLLINGCLATLLSALIFLGLRETSVTNAVLLGRLGPVLFALAGAIALGKSIQRLEWLGFSLIAGGVVAIILATNGFDLNRGDALILLSTIVFAVSALINHVMIARAASLRLVVFSRNFISSIIFFFIAMKLFGPMHFADAFSGSLWVLMAVYALVVIVCAQFLWYASTNNLDSRTIGRLTVLSPVFGVTYAFLLNGERPSTIQTITLVVVIIGVMVASFGNKRDTTSKLEMRSQASEDVASAP; encoded by the coding sequence ATGAGCGAAAAACTAGCTAGTCCAAGCCCTCCGAAAAGCCGTTCGAGCCTACAGCTCATGCTAGTGGCTTCAAGAGCCCTATCGGCTTCTCGACCTGCGTTGATTTCTCTACTGATTGCAGGCGGTGCTGAGTTAGGGGGTGTGGCTCATCCAATCTCATTCTGTAATGTGCTTTTTATTGGTAACTTCTGCGCGGCCCTCGTAGTTGGGTTTTGGTTTGGGTTTGGTAGTATTGTAGAAGATCTCAAGCGTACAGAGACAAAAGTGATTGTTGGTTTGTTGATCAATGGCTGTTTAGCAACACTGCTCTCTGCTTTGATCTTTCTGGGGCTTAGAGAGACATCTGTTACGAATGCTGTTCTGTTAGGACGACTTGGCCCTGTTTTGTTTGCTCTAGCTGGGGCGATCGCGCTCGGCAAGTCAATTCAGCGATTAGAGTGGCTGGGTTTTTCATTGATAGCAGGTGGGGTAGTCGCAATTATACTTGCGACCAATGGCTTTGATCTCAATCGAGGTGACGCGCTCATTCTACTTTCTACAATTGTCTTTGCCGTCTCTGCACTGATTAACCATGTCATGATTGCTAGAGCCGCCTCGCTGCGCTTAGTCGTCTTTTCTCGCAATTTTATCTCTTCGATTATTTTCTTCTTCATTGCCATGAAGCTTTTCGGACCTATGCACTTTGCCGACGCTTTTAGCGGCAGCTTATGGGTACTCATGGCAGTGTATGCGCTAGTCGTAATTGTCTGCGCTCAGTTTCTTTGGTATGCCTCTACCAACAATCTTGATTCTAGAACGATTGGTAGGTTGACAGTACTTTCTCCCGTATTTGGAGTTACCTATGCCTTTCTCCTCAACGGGGAACGTCCTTCTACCATTCAGACTATAACCCTAGTAGTCGTTATCATAGGGGTGATGGTTGCTAGCTTTGGTAACAAAAGAGACACTACTTCTAAGCTAGAGATGAGGTCACAAGCTTCTGAAGACGTAGCCTCAGCTCCTTAA